Genomic window (Paenibacillus sp. PK3_47):
TCCGCATAGAACAGATAATCCTCATGGGGCAGGATCCGAAGAGCCTGATGCAGCACGGTAATCCCGCCGATTCCGGAGTCAAAAAATCCAATCCGCATACACTCACTCATTTCGTACGTAATCATTGCTAACCTATTTTACCACATCAGCCTTTTAAAATTTGAAGAAAAAAGACAGGAAAAGCCCCCCGCCCAAACGGGCAGGAGGCTGCTGCTTCATTCATTCCATTATTTTACCGTCAGACGGAAGCCCTTGTGGATATAATTCCGCTTGGCATAGGCAATGTTGCTGGTTACGAGGTTGTTGAAGGTTGCCGCACCGTTGCCTGTGTAAGTGAACACCGCGGCACCCTTATGCGGACCGGAGAACCGGGAACTGGTAATACCGTCCAGGCCTGTACCTTTTATAGCAATGTTGTTAAAGACAATATTCTCGAATCCGCCGCCATATCCGAACTGGATCGCATCACGCTGTGTGTTCACAATATCGATGTTGTTAAAAGTCACGTTGCGGATGGCATCCGTAGATGCTTCCAGATCAATGGCACCGCGTTCCCCGTTATAGAGGTCTTTGCTCGTTCCGCTGTTCACGATGGTTGTATCCGAGATGACAATACCGGTATTGTTCTGGAAGTGGTGTCCAGGAAAAACTGTGTTTAACCGGATTCCGGACCCGCCTACCGTGTCGGTAATATAGTTATGATCCGCTTGATGCCCGCTGCCGCCGAAAAAGGCGATCCCCGCAGCACGCCAGTTATTCTCGATCGTGTTATAGGAAAAGGTGTTCTTTACGCCTGCACGTGCCCCGTTCGTACTGCTTGGCCAGACAGCCAGACCGTCGTCACCGTTATTGCGGATCGAACTGTTGCGGACCGTAGAATCGCTTGTGCCCTGCGCGAAATTAATACCGTCGGCAAGATTGTTGCGGATTCTGCTGTTCTCCACCGTAAGACCGGATGCATAGATCGCCGGCGTATGCGCGTAATCCCCTACCCACATCCCGGCTTCAAAATGCTCCACCCAAACGCTGCGGATCACCGAATTTTTGCCGAAATTGTCCATAAAACCTTTATATACGGCGTTCTGGCCATACCGGGAGCGGAGATTGGAATTCATATAGACATTGCTGAAATCCAGCTTGCCGGAGATTCTTAGCGAAATCCCTCCCCCTGACGGATTAGGATTCGTAAACTGCAGATGGGTGTGCCACATTCCCGCGCCGGTAACTGTAAGGTTTTTGATCATTTTGCCGACCGAACCGATTTCCCACATACCGCCCAGGTTAAATGTGCCTGCAGGAATATACAGCTTTTTCCCGCCTGCCACTGCCGCATTTACAGCGGCTTTGAAAGCTGCTAAGTCATCTTGCCCGTCGTTAGCCGCCGCACCGTGATCCGTGACCGAAACCGAATTTGCCGGACGGCTGATCACTGCGGGCACCGGTTCGATCTCCAGAAAGTCTACACCATATTTAATGCCGTCCCCGTTGTTCTTTTGGATGCGTATCGTGTCGCCGCTCTTGAGGGCCGTATCTAATTTAAAATGCACCTCATCAAAACGGAACAGCGGACGCCCCGCTTTAGGGGTATCTCCCGGCTTATCGCCAGTGAAATACTGCCAGCTGTAATAAGAGGTCAGCGGGACGGCCTTTGCTTTCTTCCCATTCACATATACATCCAGCGAGCCTTTCCGCCCCATACCGTCAGAGGAGTCAGGCATCGTAAACCTCATGGTTACACCTGCTCCGCCCTGTCCTGCCTTTACCGTCCACTGGGCATAAGCCCCTTTGGAAGGCAGTTCAATATAACGCTGCCCCGAAGCCTCTGAAGCCGTCAACGACTGGTTAAAAGTAGAGGCAGATTTCATAACGGCACCTCCGCCGCGTACAGCATTTTCCGTATCATACCGGCTGTAAGGCATACTTGCCCCCCGCCCGTTTGCCGTAACTGAAGCAGCTTCAGCCGTATAATCCGGTCCCCCCGCTGTAAACAGCATTGAAATCAGCATGGCTGCTATGACAGATCCTAGTGCATATTTCCTGCGCATTGATGCCCTCCCCATGATGTAAGTATTTGTACAGTTAGCCACTGATCTTGCTATAAAAATATACACGAAATACACCCAATACACAGTAATCCAATATCAGGAATTTTTTAGTTATATTTTATTGAAGAAAACTCTTTAGAAGTGGACGGCTGCATACGATATTAATAGAACAGAGATTTAAATTTCTTACATCAAGATGAGAGCGAGTTGTTGTCAAAATGAAGTTTGCGGCCAATCAAAGAGTTTCTGTGAAAATCATCGGGTTAATCGGGTTATCCATTCTGTTCATGTGCCTTATTGGCTTCTCCGGCTTCTACTATTTGAACAAAATCAATGCCAATGCCAAAGAGATGTACCGGCATAATATGATGCCTAACGAGCTTTTGAATCAGATTATTATCAATAACGCCCAGATTGACGGGCTGCAGCTGGAATTGATGATTAGCGAAAATTATAGCGCGGCGCGGCAAAAGGAAATAAACGACGAGATCGGCACCATTATCGACAGCAGCATCGCCGCACAGAAAGAGCTTGAAGCGATAGGAATGACAGATGAAATCAGGCAGCTTTATGATGCTTTTAAAAATAGTATCGGAGCAAGCAATGAAGCGCGTGACGCCATGCTGGCAAACCTTACGGCTAACCGGATTGCTGAAGCATACACCGTATACATTAATGAGCTCAAACCGGTCCGCAGCGGGATCATGAATACACTCGTATCCATCAAAAAAATTAACGAGGAATCTGCCGCACAGCTAAATGAGACGAATAAAAATGATGCTGCCGCCAGCCAAAGAAATCTTATTCTGCTGCTGCTGGCCTCCCTGATCGTCTGCGGAGCAGTAAGTGTATGGCTCTCCCGCATGATCACTTCCCCGCTGGGTAAACTGAAAATACTCATGCAAAAAGCGCAAAACGGAGATTTATCTGTACGCGGTTCGTATGACTCCAAAGATGAAATCGGCGTGCTGACTGCAGGCTTCAATGATATGATCGCCAGTCTTAGAGCCATTGTCTTCAAAATCGGCCAGCACTCCGAGATGCTCTCCGTCAGCTCGGAAGAACTGCTTGCCAGCTCCGCACAGACCAGTGAAGCCAGCAGCCATATTGCTGCTGAAATTCAAGAGGTAGCGGACGGCATGAGCGTCCAATTCAACAGCTCGCGGGAATGTACCCGGGCCATGGATGAAGTGGCGGCCGGTATCCAGCGGGTCGCAGAATCTGCGGCAGATGTGTCGGGTATCGCCCGGTACACCACAGATCAGGCACTGCACGGCAGTGAAAAAATCAGGCATGTAAGCGGACAGCTGGATTCCATCCTGCACACCTCGCAGGCTTCTGCAGCCGTTATCAAGAAGCTGGACCTGCATTCCCAGGAGATTGGCAGCATCGTGGATATCATTAAGGGAATTTCCGGCCAGATCAACCTGCTTGCCCTCAATGCATCCATTGAAGCTGCACGTGCCGGAGAACATGGACGCGGATTCGCAGTCGTAGCCCAAGAGGTGCGCAAGCTCGCGGAACAATCCAATCAGTCCTCTGAACAAATTTCCGCTATTATCACAGAGATTCAGTCTTCGACCTCAGAAGCTGTGGAAATGATGGAGAAGGAAAGCAGCGAAATCAGCCAAGGGCTGCAGGGTATGCTTGAGGCGAAGCGCTCTTTTGAGCAGATTGTCGGATCGATACAGGAGGTCAACCAGCAGCTGGAGGAAGTTTCGGCCGCATCGGAGCAAATCTCAGCCAGCTCGCAGGAGGTCAGCGCCTCGCTGCAGGTGACTGAGGAAATTGCCGGCTCGTCTTCCGGTAAAACGCAAAGCGTGGCAGCCGCTTCCGAGGAGCAGATGGCTACAATGAAGGAAGTCGAAGAAGCTGTAAAATCGCTGACTGCCATGGCTGAAGAGCTTCAGGAATTGTCCTCCCGGTTTGTGATTTAATCCTTATACGAATATTCATAAAATCCCCCTTAAGACCATATAATAAATGCGGTCAGATTGTATAGAAACCCAGCCTTTAATGCTCTGGGTTTCTTTGCTATGTTTCCATGTCTGCGGACGCGGCATCCGTTAACTGTCTCACCCTCTTTCGCATGCTAATGGACACTGCGTCCGTTATTTGCCTAATATCGCCCCGTTTCCACCGCTAACGGACCGTAGTTCCTTTATTCTGCTGAATGATGAGTGAATGAAGCCCTTTCGGATGAAATAACGAATCTAGGGTCCGTTAGGATTTCAAAACACATCTCCAGCGCAAAATAACGGATCTGGAGTCCGTTAGGATTAGTTGTTCTGGTGCGCGTGAGTTAACGGGTTGGAGCCGCCAAACGTGCCCAGACTTCACCATTTGACGGATGCGCACAAAAGGTTTACATTTAAATAGTTAAAAGTTTTAAACTATTAAGTTTATTTAAGTAATTTTAATCCTTTTACATTCGGGGTGATGATCACTGGATAAGCAGGAACTGCTTACAAGCTTAATAAGCCGGCATATGTTCACGCTGGTAGCCAGCTTTACCAAGCTGCTGGATAACAATCTGACTGCGCCTCAATATTTCATTTTGCAGACACTGGCCAAGCAGGACATGCAGACCAGTTCCTACTTTGCAGGAGCGCTGGATGTCACCCTCTCGGCCATTACCAACCTGAGCAGCAAGCTGGTACAAAAAGGTTATATTGAACGGGTCACATCCGAAACGGACAGACGCCAGGTCTATTTGAAAATTACGGATCAGGGACGTGCTGTCGAAGAGCGTATGCTTGAACAGTACCGGCAGCTGACAGATGGACTGTGGGAGGACTTCTCCGGTCCGGAGCTGGACGTGTTGATTCATTCATACCAGAAGATGATTCAGCACCTGGAGCTTAAAATGGACGGAACATCAACACACTTACAGGAGGATGAAACAAATGGGAAGACTAGATCATAAAGTAGCAGTGATTACCGGTGCAGCCGGAGGAATGGGCAAGGCAGACGCTCTCCTGTTCGCCAAAGAAGGCGCCAAGGTCGTCATTACAGATCTGCAGGAAGAGAAACTTCAGGAAGTGGTGCGTGAGATCCGGGAAAGCGGCGGCGAAGCTATCGGGTTCAAGCAAAATGTCACTTCAGAGGAAGATTGGGCCCGTGTAGTCGATGAGACTATAAAAAGTTTCGGTAAAATCGATATCCTGGTCAACAACGCAGGGGTTTCCGACCCGACTCCATTTATGGAACAGACGGTGGAACGCTGGGAGCGGACGATGAGCATCAATGTGACCAGCATTTTTCTGGGACAAAAGGCGGTTATCCCGCACATGATTGCCGGCGGCGGCGGTTCCATCGTGAATATCTCTTCCATTGCCGGTCTGACCGGCGGAAGCGGTGCAGGCCCGTACACTGCCAGCAAAGGGGCGGTACGTATGCTCACCAAAGCTACAGCCGTGGATAACGCAAAGCATAACATCCGTGCGAATTCCATTCATCCCGGCTACATTGAGACCCCGATGACCGAAGACCTGCTGAAGGATGACAAAATGAAGCAGTGGTTCTTCTCGCAGACACCGCTGATGCGCCTGGGTACGGCGGAAGATATTGCAAAGGGAGTCCTCTTCCTTGCTTCGGACGAATCCTCTTACATTACCGGTGTAGAGCTGCCGATTGACGGCGGTTATTTTGCCAAATAATACAGCTTAACGTAAACGGCCCTGCTGTACGGATGCTAATCCATACGGCAGGGCTGTTTACGTTAAAACAAATCAGAACATATGTTCTCTTCGCTAAAAAACGGCATTTATTCCCGCTTCACTCCCCTGCTTTCCGGCCAGTTGAACTTGGTTAGCAGGTGAATATAGCATAAGTTTATCTAAAAATGGATGAAAATTGTAATTGTTGATCATTCTTAACTTTTCACCACATGAGAACACATGTTCTAATTCGGTTTTAGTTACACCGCGAGCTCTACAGAACCGTCTTTATAAATATCCACTCTTTGCGCGCAGAGCAGCATGCCGGGGCCTGAAGCTGTCCCCTTCTCGAGCAAATCCTTCCCTCTGCGTTCCCAAAGCTCCACGTCATGGATAATATCGTACAGATAATAGCGCCCAGAGTTCGCAGCGCCCATCTCCTCCACAAATACGAACCGGTCCGGAAACAGCCTTGTGAACCATTCTGCCGCTTCGGTATGACTGGAGAACACCGGAAGGTCCTGTTGAAACCGGCCGGACAAGTACCGCTGCTTCAGTCTGCCGATCCTCACATAATAATCTTCGAGATTGTCTGCAGTAATCACAAGCAAGCCCCCTTCATGTGAAATTTGCATTAAGATACCACATTAAAAGGATGCCGGATATGACAATCTGCATTACACATCTTTTTTCAGAAAAATACGCAATGACAGCAAATATGAACTATAGATAACCACTATATAAGCCAGACCGGCGATAAGCGGGATCAATACACCGTCCGTATTCCCTGTCAGAATCCAGTTTGAGAATACGGGTACTTTTTGAGTCAGACGGCTAAAGGCAGTCACATTTAACATAATCATCATAATAAAAATAAGATTGACGACCTGCGCCCCTTTCTGGCCCAGCCAATAGTGAAGCGGCAAATAGATGGCAGCCAGCACAGGAAAGCTTCCGATGGACAGTAGGATCTCCCTCCAGGCTAACGGCTCGCTAGTCAATCCGAATGCATAGCCTGCTGTATAGAGCAATAGCGTAAATACAAGACTAATTACACAGTATGGTATAAGCGCCAAATATTTGGCTAATACAAGCTGCTGCCGGCGGAGCGGAAGGCTGACGAGGAACTTCTGATTGTTGTGCTGAACGTCCATCGTGCAGGAGTTGATCAGGAGCAGCATTGCCGGAAACAGGGTGAACATCGTATAGCTGTCAAAGTTCGTATAACCCATAAGAATAAAATACGGGATCAGCAGCAGCACGAACTTGCGGATCAGCGCGAAGTCTTTGCGGATTAAATAGAATGAGCTATACATGTGCCGCACTTCCTTTTACCGTAAAATACATAATCTCTTCCAGTGTCGGAACCTCGCAGATGGCATTGTCCCTGAAAAAGCGTTCACCCTCAGCCCGGCTGCCGAGCAGTCCCTCAAACCCGTGCGCGCTCTCACGGATCCCGATAAATAACCGCCGCACATCACGGTCAAGCAGCTCCTTGGCGCCCTTTACAAGCAGATATTTCTCTGCCTGCGACTCCTTCATCTCATTAAAAATGATCCGCCCGTCATTGATGAACACGATATAGTCTGCAACCCGGTCGAGATCGGCAGTGTTATGTGTAGAGAACAGTATGGACTTCCGCTCGTCCTGAATGTGCTCTGTCAACAAATCCAGCATCTCTCTGCGGAATACAGGATCAAGGCCTGATGTCGGTTCGTCCATGATCAGCAGGTCGGCGCCATGCGACAGGGCGACAGCCAGCGAAAATTTGATTTTCATCCCTTTGGACAGATCCTTGATCCGCTTGGTGGGCGGAAGCTTGAACAGCTCCTGGTATTTCTGATAGGTATGCTCGTCCCAGCGGCTGTAAAAAGGGGCAATAATCTTCTTCATCTGCTTAATGGTTAGGTGTTCATAGTAAATATTCTCATCCGACACGTAACCGATCCTCTCCCGGTTGGCAGCAGCATGGTGCAGATGGTCCCGGCCAAAAAGCTGTATGCTCCCGCTGTCCGGGTAGACCATGCCCATCATCATTTGGATAAGGGTGGTTTTGCCGGCACCGTTAGGACCGATCAGTCCGGTGATAAAACCTTCTTTAATCTGAAGTGAAATGTCCTGCAGGGCAAACCGGTCATAGCTTTTCTCCACATGCTCCATATGGATGACACTGTTCATTCTTTCTCCTCCTCATATAGCAGCTTCAGCATTTCTGTAAGCTCATCAAACGTTAGTCCCAGCTGGGTGCTCTCCTCAATGATCTCCTTCAGCTTGTTCTCGACAATCCGCAGCCGCTGTTCCCTGATGAATTCCTGATCCGCCCCGGATACAAACGAACCTTTCCCGACGATAGAGTTAATCAGCCCTTCCCGCTCCAGCTCCTCGTATGCCCGTTTAGTTGTAATTACACTGATCTGCAGCTCTTTGGCGAGCAGACGGATGGAAGGCAGCGGCGTTCCTGACTGCAGTTCCCCTTGGAGAATCATCTGGCGGACCTGTCCGACAATCTGTGCATAAATAGGCTCTCCAGATGTACTCGAAATCAATATGTTCATGTAGCGGCATCAGATCCTTCTGTGATTAATGTGTTTAGTGTATATATGTAATATATACACTAAACATTAAGCTGTCAATGCCGTATGTAAAAAGGCTGAACCTGAAGTTTCCTGCAGCAGCTCAGCCTAACGTCCATGACTCCTGTCTTTATCCTATTAATCCTGCAGCTCTTAAAAAATGGTGCACAATCTCGCTCTGATAACGGACCCGCAGCTGAAAATCCAGACTCCAGCAGGTTTCCACGGTAACCGCTTTGGCACCCAGCATCCGCTCTGCCGCCATTCTTGAAGTCCCGGTGCGTTCCCGGCGGCGGATGTTAAAGTGATATGAAGGATTAGAGATGGACTGGTTCATCCGTTTCACGATTTGTCTGGCAGTGGATGACGCCCGGCTCCCTTTGCTGATAATTAACGTCTGCCCTACACGTCTGGGATTTCTGGCCGACAGGCCGTTGGCTTCATGCAGATCCAGATACCAGGAAGGGCTGTGCTGCTTGGCCAGCCGGTATAACGCTGCCGAGAGCGGATGACTGGCCCGGACGCTGCCTGCATGCGGAAAAGTCCGGTTCAGATCCGGCTTTCCCCTGCTTTTCTTGCGGTACGCCTTCTTATTGACCAGCGGTACGATGACCAGCCGGCCTCTCAAAAGCATCATTTCCCCGCGGATGAACAACTCCGCCAGATTCTTTGCCGCCCGGATGCTTGCCCGTTCATTCCCGTGAATACCGGATACAATCATGAATACCGGGCCTGACTGAAGTCCGCTGACCACATAGTACGGCACAGCATAGAGAGTTCCGCCAGCCAGCGTGCTTTTCTCGACATACATCGGCTTCCACCCCCTGCTTAAGAATGAGGAACTGCCGTCATTGAATTGGATTAAGCATCCTGCCAAGTTCTTAATATATGTATGCGCTTTGTCCCTTCAACGTATGGATATTAGTCCGACACAGCAAAAAAGCCTGATTGCTCAGGCTTTTGTCGAATGCAGAGATGAATAGTTACTGATTATACGGGAGGATCATTAATTGTACTGCGGCAGCCAGTCGCCATGGGCAGCAATCAGCTCATCGCACATGCTGACGATGTCATCCATCGAGAGCTCGGCAACTGTATGCGGGTCCAGCATGGCTGCATGATAGATATGCTCTTTCTTGCGTGTCATCGCCGCTTCGATGGTCAGCAGCTGTGTGTTGATATTCGTGCGGTTAAGCGCCGCACATTGCGGAGGCAGGTCGCCGACATAGGTTGGCGTTACCCCGCTGCTGTCTACGAGACAAGGTACCTCGACACAGGCTTCTTTTGGCAGATTCGTAATCAGTCCACCAGTGTTCATTACATTTCCGCCAATCTTGAACGGCACATTGGTCTCGATCGCTTCCAGGATGTATGAGGCATATTCATGGGAACGTTCATGCTTCAGCTCCTGATTATTCACCAGCTCCTCACGCATCTGCTCCCACCGGCTGATCTGCTCCACACAGCGGCGCGGATACTCATCCAGAGGGATCTGGAAGCGGTCGATCAGCTCAGGATAATTTCTTTTGATAAAATACGGATGATATTCCGCATTATGCTCGGACGATTCTGTAATGTAATAGCCGAATTTCAGCATCATCTCATAGCGGACCATATCTCCGTGAGGCTCAAGCTGCTTCTCTGCGGCGCGGCGTTTGATCTCCGGGTACAGATCCTTGCCGTCCTTCGTCACCTCCAGCAGCCAGGCCATGTGGTTGATGCCGGCAATTTTGGCCTGCACCCCTTCCTGGCCGATGCCGAGGTGGCTGAACAGTCCGGGAATACACTGCTGCACGCTGTGGCATAATCCCACCGTTTTCACACCGCCGTAAGTGCTCATTACATTGGTAAGTACGGCCATAGGGTTCGTGTAATTCAGGAACAGCGCATCCGGGTAGACTTCGCAAATATCTGCAGCAAAATCAAGCATCACCGGAATCGTGCGCAAATTGCGGAAGATGCCGCCGATCCCTACGGTGTCCGCAATCGTCTGGCGCAGCCCGTATTTCTTCGGAATTTCAAAATCGGTAATGGTGCAGGGATCATACCCGCCGACCTGGATCGCATTGATTACATATTTGGCACCGCGCAGCGCCTCCTTACGGTCGGAATAAGCCTTAATGGTGCAGGTGCTGCCGCTGCTGCTTTTCAGATTATTGAGCATGTTCTCGGAGTCCTTCAGCCGCTGCAGATCAATATCATACAAGGCCAGCTCAAACCCTTGAAGGGCAGCAGTAGCCATGCAGTCGCCCAGGACGTTTTTGGCAAAAACAGTACTTCCGGCACCGATAAATGTAATTTTGGACATGATGAATCAGCCTCCTGTTTGCTGCGGAATACGCTTCTGTCGGATGAAACCATAACCATAGGAAGGAAAAGTATAGTTCCGAAAATGTTAATATAGAAGCTTTTTCCGCTGTTTTCTTCTATAATCACTATAGATTAGAACAGAAAGCGCAGCTATGGAGGAACACAAGTTAGATATGGAGGAATGTTGCATATGGATCCCGATCACTATGAATTTAACATAGGTATTAACCTCACACCGCTTGAACAGGATCTCGCCGTATTGTTCAGCGGTGAGGGAAGGCCGCATCCCCGGCATAAAATCGGACCGGCCGTACACGACTTCTATCTGATACATACTGTTATAGAAGGCGAAGGCCTGTTTCAGAACGGAACGTTCTCGCAGCAATGCCAGGCTGGAGATACGTTTGTTATTTTCCCCGGCTCACTTTTCAGTTATCAGGCTGATCACCATAATCCCTGGCACTATACCTGGGTAGCTTTGCAGGGAATTGGAGTTCAGGAGCTTCTTTCACATACCGGCATAACCCGGGAACTGCCTTTTATGCACTCGGATAACGTCCAGGAGCTTCACAGCCTGTACAACAAGATCCGGTTTGCATTCCGGCAGTCTCCGCAACCGCGGCTTGAGAGTCTGGAGGCTTCGGGCTGGGTGAGACTGCTGCTTCATCAGTTCGGTAAAGACAATTTGAACAGACTTCCGGCATATCCGGGTGAAATGCCCGAGATGATTGACCGGCAGATTGACCAGGCGATCCGCTGGATTTCCCTGCAGTTCCACCAGCAGATCAGCATTGATCACCTGGCGGCTTCGCTCGGCTATCACCGGGTCCACCTGTCCAAGGCGTTCAAACAGCGGACCGGCTTGTCGCCCAAACAGTTTCTGCTCAAAAAACGGATGGACAAAGCCAGAGAGCTGCTTGAGGGTACCCTGACCATCGATCAGGTAGCCTCCTCTGTAGGCTTCAATGATGCCTTATATTTCTCCAAGCAGTTCCGCAAGTACGCCGGAATGCCGCCGAGCGAGTACCGGGCGGGGAAGCGGAACGGGTGAGACGGGTTTTCACTCTACTTGGCACAACAAAGCGGAACATCCGGGGATGCTCCGCTTTGTTGTAAAGTCTCAGCGATAGTTAAACATATAACCATTTTCAATCCCAAACTCTTATCTATAATTTGCCATAAAAACATCATTATAACAAGAAAATCGACCATTTTTAAGTATTT
Coding sequences:
- a CDS encoding right-handed parallel beta-helix repeat-containing protein produces the protein MRRKYALGSVIAAMLISMLFTAGGPDYTAEAASVTANGRGASMPYSRYDTENAVRGGGAVMKSASTFNQSLTASEASGQRYIELPSKGAYAQWTVKAGQGGAGVTMRFTMPDSSDGMGRKGSLDVYVNGKKAKAVPLTSYYSWQYFTGDKPGDTPKAGRPLFRFDEVHFKLDTALKSGDTIRIQKNNGDGIKYGVDFLEIEPVPAVISRPANSVSVTDHGAAANDGQDDLAAFKAAVNAAVAGGKKLYIPAGTFNLGGMWEIGSVGKMIKNLTVTGAGMWHTHLQFTNPNPSGGGISLRISGKLDFSNVYMNSNLRSRYGQNAVYKGFMDNFGKNSVIRSVWVEHFEAGMWVGDYAHTPAIYASGLTVENSRIRNNLADGINFAQGTSDSTVRNSSIRNNGDDGLAVWPSSTNGARAGVKNTFSYNTIENNWRAAGIAFFGGSGHQADHNYITDTVGGSGIRLNTVFPGHHFQNNTGIVISDTTIVNSGTSKDLYNGERGAIDLEASTDAIRNVTFNNIDIVNTQRDAIQFGYGGGFENIVFNNIAIKGTGLDGITSSRFSGPHKGAAVFTYTGNGAATFNNLVTSNIAYAKRNYIHKGFRLTVK
- a CDS encoding HAMP domain-containing methyl-accepting chemotaxis protein; amino-acid sequence: MKIIGLIGLSILFMCLIGFSGFYYLNKINANAKEMYRHNMMPNELLNQIIINNAQIDGLQLELMISENYSAARQKEINDEIGTIIDSSIAAQKELEAIGMTDEIRQLYDAFKNSIGASNEARDAMLANLTANRIAEAYTVYINELKPVRSGIMNTLVSIKKINEESAAQLNETNKNDAAASQRNLILLLLASLIVCGAVSVWLSRMITSPLGKLKILMQKAQNGDLSVRGSYDSKDEIGVLTAGFNDMIASLRAIVFKIGQHSEMLSVSSEELLASSAQTSEASSHIAAEIQEVADGMSVQFNSSRECTRAMDEVAAGIQRVAESAADVSGIARYTTDQALHGSEKIRHVSGQLDSILHTSQASAAVIKKLDLHSQEIGSIVDIIKGISGQINLLALNASIEAARAGEHGRGFAVVAQEVRKLAEQSNQSSEQISAIITEIQSSTSEAVEMMEKESSEISQGLQGMLEAKRSFEQIVGSIQEVNQQLEEVSAASEQISASSQEVSASLQVTEEIAGSSSGKTQSVAAASEEQMATMKEVEEAVKSLTAMAEELQELSSRFVI
- a CDS encoding MarR family transcriptional regulator produces the protein MFTLVASFTKLLDNNLTAPQYFILQTLAKQDMQTSSYFAGALDVTLSAITNLSSKLVQKGYIERVTSETDRRQVYLKITDQGRAVEERMLEQYRQLTDGLWEDFSGPELDVLIHSYQKMIQHLELKMDGTSTHLQEDETNGKTRS
- a CDS encoding glucose 1-dehydrogenase, with the protein product MGRLDHKVAVITGAAGGMGKADALLFAKEGAKVVITDLQEEKLQEVVREIRESGGEAIGFKQNVTSEEDWARVVDETIKSFGKIDILVNNAGVSDPTPFMEQTVERWERTMSINVTSIFLGQKAVIPHMIAGGGGSIVNISSIAGLTGGSGAGPYTASKGAVRMLTKATAVDNAKHNIRANSIHPGYIETPMTEDLLKDDKMKQWFFSQTPLMRLGTAEDIAKGVLFLASDESSYITGVELPIDGGYFAK
- a CDS encoding ABC-2 transporter permease, encoding MYSSFYLIRKDFALIRKFVLLLIPYFILMGYTNFDSYTMFTLFPAMLLLINSCTMDVQHNNQKFLVSLPLRRQQLVLAKYLALIPYCVISLVFTLLLYTAGYAFGLTSEPLAWREILLSIGSFPVLAAIYLPLHYWLGQKGAQVVNLIFIMMIMLNVTAFSRLTQKVPVFSNWILTGNTDGVLIPLIAGLAYIVVIYSSYLLSLRIFLKKDV
- a CDS encoding ABC transporter ATP-binding protein, whose translation is MNSVIHMEHVEKSYDRFALQDISLQIKEGFITGLIGPNGAGKTTLIQMMMGMVYPDSGSIQLFGRDHLHHAAANRERIGYVSDENIYYEHLTIKQMKKIIAPFYSRWDEHTYQKYQELFKLPPTKRIKDLSKGMKIKFSLAVALSHGADLLIMDEPTSGLDPVFRREMLDLLTEHIQDERKSILFSTHNTADLDRVADYIVFINDGRIIFNEMKESQAEKYLLVKGAKELLDRDVRRLFIGIRESAHGFEGLLGSRAEGERFFRDNAICEVPTLEEIMYFTVKGSAAHV
- a CDS encoding GntR family transcriptional regulator, translated to MNILISSTSGEPIYAQIVGQVRQMILQGELQSGTPLPSIRLLAKELQISVITTKRAYEELEREGLINSIVGKGSFVSGADQEFIREQRLRIVENKLKEIIEESTQLGLTFDELTEMLKLLYEEEKE
- a CDS encoding succinylglutamate desuccinylase/aspartoacylase family protein, which produces MYVEKSTLAGGTLYAVPYYVVSGLQSGPVFMIVSGIHGNERASIRAAKNLAELFIRGEMMLLRGRLVIVPLVNKKAYRKKSRGKPDLNRTFPHAGSVRASHPLSAALYRLAKQHSPSWYLDLHEANGLSARNPRRVGQTLIISKGSRASSTARQIVKRMNQSISNPSYHFNIRRRERTGTSRMAAERMLGAKAVTVETCWSLDFQLRVRYQSEIVHHFLRAAGLIG
- a CDS encoding alpha-glucosidase/alpha-galactosidase encodes the protein MSKITFIGAGSTVFAKNVLGDCMATAALQGFELALYDIDLQRLKDSENMLNNLKSSSGSTCTIKAYSDRKEALRGAKYVINAIQVGGYDPCTITDFEIPKKYGLRQTIADTVGIGGIFRNLRTIPVMLDFAADICEVYPDALFLNYTNPMAVLTNVMSTYGGVKTVGLCHSVQQCIPGLFSHLGIGQEGVQAKIAGINHMAWLLEVTKDGKDLYPEIKRRAAEKQLEPHGDMVRYEMMLKFGYYITESSEHNAEYHPYFIKRNYPELIDRFQIPLDEYPRRCVEQISRWEQMREELVNNQELKHERSHEYASYILEAIETNVPFKIGGNVMNTGGLITNLPKEACVEVPCLVDSSGVTPTYVGDLPPQCAALNRTNINTQLLTIEAAMTRKKEHIYHAAMLDPHTVAELSMDDIVSMCDELIAAHGDWLPQYN
- a CDS encoding AraC family transcriptional regulator, which codes for MDPDHYEFNIGINLTPLEQDLAVLFSGEGRPHPRHKIGPAVHDFYLIHTVIEGEGLFQNGTFSQQCQAGDTFVIFPGSLFSYQADHHNPWHYTWVALQGIGVQELLSHTGITRELPFMHSDNVQELHSLYNKIRFAFRQSPQPRLESLEASGWVRLLLHQFGKDNLNRLPAYPGEMPEMIDRQIDQAIRWISLQFHQQISIDHLAASLGYHRVHLSKAFKQRTGLSPKQFLLKKRMDKARELLEGTLTIDQVASSVGFNDALYFSKQFRKYAGMPPSEYRAGKRNG